Within the Bradyrhizobium cosmicum genome, the region ATTTCATGTGATGGGCGTGCTCGTAGCCGAAGGTGACGTGCTTGTGCACGAACTCGGTGATCGCGCAGACACGCGCCCAGCCAGGTTTGGTCTTGGCGAACAGCGACCAGGCGATGTCGGTGAGCTTGTCGGTCTCGCAATAGCGGCTCGGCATCAGGTACAGCATCAGTTCGTTCGGCAATTGCTCGATGGGCGATTGCTGCGCGGTCGGCATCACCTCGTCGGGCAAGCCAGTATCGCGGACCAGCGCGCGGCCCTTCAGGGTCACGCCGCCGGCAGGAGCGACGAGGCGGCCGCAGACGTTGCCGAAGCTGTCGTGATAGAAGCGGATCGGAACGTCGGGCTCAGCGACCACCGTCTCCTTGCCGATGATGTCGGCCTGCCGCGAGGGGTGGATGTTGAGCATGATCACCATCGGGGTCGGCTGCTCTGCCGCGTAGGTGATCTCGAAGCCGACCCTGATTTCCATCTATAAGACCTCTGCCTCCATCTCTTCGTCGCTCTGCTGGTCGTCCGAGACCACCCTGATGGTCACGTCCATGGCCTCGAAGGCATTCCCGGCGCCGATATAGACCCCGTGCAACGGGATCGCCTGGCGCGGATCGCGGGCGACCGCGACGCGAATGA harbors:
- a CDS encoding transglutaminase-like domain-containing protein; this translates as MEIRVGFEITYAAEQPTPMVIMLNIHPSRQADIIGKETVVAEPDVPIRFYHDSFGNVCGRLVAPAGGVTLKGRALVRDTGLPDEVMPTAQQSPIEQLPNELMLYLMPSRYCETDKLTDIAWSLFAKTKPGWARVCAITEFVHKHVTFGYEHAHHMKSAHDVYEQKTGVCRDFAHLALTFCRCMGIPARYCTGYMGDIGIPPDPAPMDFSGWFQVWLSGKWFTFDARHNIPRRGRILMGTGRDAADVALSTSFGRMELKKFVVVSDEVVKAG